The genomic region CTTTCCGTAACCACTGCTTCCTCTAGGGTTTGAATATAATACCACATAACCGGCGGCGGCATAAGCCTGAATCTCTGCTGAATATACACTACCATAACTGGCGAATGGTCCTCCATGGATCTCCAGAATAAAGGGATATTTTTTTGAAGGGTCAAAATCTGGCGGAGTCACCAGCCATCCCTGTATCTCTCGCTCATCATAAGATGATTTCCAGGTCATCTCTTCCACATTGCCAAGCTTGCGGAAAGCGAAAAGGTCTTCATTGAGATTAGTTAGCCTTTTCATTTTCTTTCCGTCCAGAATAGCCAGGTCTGCAGGATTTTCAGTTGTACCATAGGTAAAAGCCAGATCTCCGTTGTCTGAAACCGAGAAAGCAGCGGAATTATAAGGCCGGCCAAGAGAAAGTCCACCAAGATCACTTGTTATTTCCCTGGTATTGCCTTTTAGATCTGCATATCCTATTTTAGTTTTTCCGTGATCTGTATACTGGAAATAAAGACCTTTGCCCTTACCATCCCATTTTAAATCTTCAATATTCCGGTCAAAATCACCAGATATGAGTTCAGACTCAGTTCCATTGGCATCTTTTATATAAATATCACTGATCTGGTATCCCAGGTATTCATCCACGAATCCTAAATAGGCAATGGTATTATCATTTGGAGATACTACAGGATTTGAAGCAGGCCCCTGCTGGCTGGTTACTGCCTGTACATTCCCGCTTCCAATTTCAAGTTCATAGATCTCAGAATTCATAGGATCAAGATCCGCATTTTCGTGCATGTTTGCAGAGAAATATAATTTCCTGTCATCTGCAGACCAAACCGGGGTTCCATGGTCAAAATCAGAACTTGTTAATTGTCTTGGGGTACCACCATTCGTAGAAATAATAAAGATCTGATCATTACCTTCCTTTAAGTAGCCCTGACCGTCGCCGCGATAATTAAGTTTATCGATAAATTTTGGCGCATCATTCCATTTTGCTCCTTCGGGTTTTGAAGGTAATTCTATAAAAGTTTCAGATTTAGCGGGAACGAACATAGTAAAAGCCAGGTATTTCCCATCATTGGACCAGGTAGCCTCACCGGGACTTTGTGTGGAATTTGTTAATGGAAAGTATTCCTTTGAATCTACCCACATTAAGAATAGCTTCATCTTATCGTCCTGCATATTAGACTGAAAAACCAGTCTTTTTCCATCACTGGACCAACGTGGATTCAGATCATTCTGGTTTCCGGTAGTAAGAGGCCGGTTTTGTGAACCATCTGAATTGATGATCCATAAATTTGACAGGTTCTTATCTGTCATAACATCTTTAAAATTCCTTACATAAACTATCTTTTCTCCATTGGGTGAGATTTGCGGATCTGAGACAAATTCATAGTTGAAAATATCCAGGAGTTCTAATTCTGTTTTTTGCTGGGACAAAGCCGGGAAACAAGCTATCAAATACAGACAGAGTAGTAAAAATTTTTTCATAGAGTATGTTGTAAATAAAAAGATGGGATTTAAAAATCCCATCTAAGTTATCAATTTTAAAATTATAGATCATTCTTTCCTGGCGAGAGTATTGTCCCAGCTATCTACATAAGAAAAGAATTCGTCCATTTTTGCCATTGCCTTTTCCTCACTACCGGCAATTTTCGCCATTGATTTCATCCACTTTGCATCATCTGGAGTCATCTTATAATTTAAGGTTTCTACGCCTTCAGACATTTCCCAAATAACAAGCATATCATAATCTCCAGTAACAAAATGAAAAACCGTTGGTGCCTCTATCCCTGCATCCTGATCTGCCTTAACAAAATAATTTTCTATAATGCTCATGGCCGGATCCTTCTTCATAGGCTTGAATTTGATGTAGGACATGCTAACCCATTCAGGATTATCATATTTCTCTGCTTTCATTTCCTGGCTAAAGCCGAAGCTACTAACAAATAATAAGACCAGGATCGCGATTGTTGTTTTGTAAATTTTCATGATTATTTAGTTTTAGTTAGAATTAAAACCATCACAAAAACAGGAAGTTCGGAAGAATTTGCAGGGATTAGATTTTATTAAATTTAATAAAATTAAATAACTCTGATTAACAGTAAATTGAAAAATTAAATATCAAACTTCAAATTTCTATTTTTGCCGCATGGAAAAGAGAAAACTTCGCAACAGCGAACTTGATCGAAAAAGTATCGATCAATTTAAGGAAGCTAAAAAGACGCCTATTATTGTAATTCTTGATAATGTAAGGAGCCTGAACAATATAGGATCCGTTTTTCGTACTGCCGATGCTTTCCTGATTCAAAAGATCTATCTCTGCGGAATTACCGCTCAACCGCCACATAAAGATATTCAGAAAACTGCCCTGGGAGCGACTGAAACCGTTTCCTGGGAATATGTTGAGGATAGCATTGAGCTAGTTGAAAAATTGAAAAAAGAGGGCATAAAAGTTTATTCTATAGAACAGGCAGAAGGTTCGGTGATGCTTAATGATTTCAAACCAGCATCAGAAACTACTTGTGCTGTTGTATTTGGAAATGAAGTTAAAGGAGTTCAACAAAAAGTGGTCTCGGCCAGCGACGGAGTGATAGAAATACCTCAGCTTGGAAGCAAACATTCCCTGAATATTTCAGTAAGTACGGGGGTTGTCCTCTGGGATCTGTTTTCTAAACTACAACTGGCTCAGGATTAACGAACTGCTTTATCAATTTCAGAAAGCAACCATAGATAATCCTTACGGTTCGAAACAAAATCAAGTCCTGAAATATCTATCACCTGCACTTTCATATTGCTCTGGGATTTGATGAAGTTCAGGTAACTTTTATTGATATCTACAAGGTAATCTGGCTGAATGTTCTGCTCATAATCGCGGCCGCGTTTTTTGATATTCTCAAGCAAACGCTCTGTATTCTGATATAAATAAATATAAAGTTCAGGCTTTACCAGCTCTTTATACATCAAATGAAAAAGCTTGTGATAAAGGGAATATTCGTCTTCATGCAAAGTGATCTTCGCAAAGATTAGGGATTTAAAAACGTCATAATCTGAAATTACAAAATCCTTAAAAAGATCATACTGGGCCAGGTCATCAGATAGTTGCTGATAACGATCTGCCAGAAATGACATTTCCAGCGGAAAAGCATAACGCTCCTTATTCTCGTAAAACTTCGGCAAAAAGGGATTATCCTTAAAACGCTCCAGGATGAGTTTCGCATTAAAGTCTTCAGAAACCATAGTGGAAAAACTCGTTTTTCCAGCACCAATATTACCTTCTACCGCGATATAATTACAACCGGGAAAATTATAATTTAAGGCAGGCTTCTTTAATTCTTCCTTAGAGATCGAAACCTCAGATCCATCTGTGGTATCTTTTAATAATTCACTTATCTTCTTCCCTGATACGGGATGTTTTTCAGCAGCAGCGATATCGGCTAAAGGCTTCAGAACAAATTTCCTTTCCGGGATTCCCGGATGCGGAATTCTCAAGGTTTCATTTTCAATGATCTCTTCTTCAACGAGTAGAATATCCAGGTCTATCGTCCTGTTTTGATAATTACCGGCATCATTGCGTTCCCTACCTAATTCATTCTCTATACCCAAAAGTTCTTCAAGTACCTGTTGGGCTTCGAGTCTTGTAGAAACAGAAATGCAGGCGTTTAAAAAAGAATTCCCGGTAAATCCCCAGGCTGGAGTTTCATAAATTCTAGAAACATCGATGACCCAACCAATGTTTTCATGGATCATTTGCAGGGCCTTTTGCATAAAACCGGAACGGTCACCAAGGTTACTTCCCAGTGCTAATATTACTGTTTTAGGGGATTTCAAAGCGAATTAATAAAATTTTAATAGGTAGCGCCAAATAATTTCACAGCAAATTAAGCAAAACAAAAGCACATACTCTTAACTTTGGGGAAAGACTTAATAAAAAAATTTGGCCAAACTCCACCTGAAAAATATGCTCACGGCTCAACAAATTTATATGATCCTGAGTGCCTTGTTTATCGCCTCCCTGGTTGTATCGAATCTCATTTTTCAAAAGTTCTTTTACTGGGATTTTTTCGGGCTGTATACTTTTGAAATTTCGGTAGGGATATTACCTTATCCGGTCACCTTTTTAATTACCGATATCATAAGTGAGGTTTACGGAAAAAAGAAAGCGAACCTGGTAGTGACCACTGGAATTTTTGCTTCTTTCTTTTCGCTGTTGATAGTTTATGCATCAGACGCCGTACCGGCCACCACCTGGTCGCCAATAAATAACGCATTGTTCGGTAAAGTTTTTGGTGCAACTGCAATTGCTGTTTTTGCTTCTATGATCGCTTATTTGCTAGCGCAGTATATAGATATACATATCTTTCATTTCTGGAAAAGGGTCACCAAAGGAAAGCATTTATGGTTACGAAATAACTTTTCCACCTTCCTATCCCAGTTTGTTGACACATTTTCGGTCTTATTTTTGCTTTGTAGCTTTGGCAAGATAGACTGGGAACTATTTGGAGGATTGTTGCTTAGCGGATTCTTATTCAAGGTTTTAATCGCAGCCCTGGATACGCCCTTCCTGTATGCCGCAGTATATGGGCTTAGAGGCCTGTTCAATTTAAAACCGGCAGAAGAACTTAGGCTCGAGGAAGTCAGGAGTGAAGTTTAAATAGCTTATATTAACCTAAATGCCAATTCTTAATAAACACCAATAAATAACAAATTTCATTATCACATGAAAAAAGCTTTAAAAATTCTGGGTTTTATACTACTAACGATCATCATTTTATTGATTGTCGCGCCATTTGTGTTTGAGTCTCAGCTTAAAGACGTGGTAAGGAAAACCATGAATAAGAATCTCAATGCACAGGTTGATTTCGAGGATATAGATCTAAGCATGTTCAGAAGTTTTCCCGAGGCAACTCTTGTAATTGAAGATCTAAGCATCATTAATAACGAGCCGTTCAAAGGAGATACCCTGGCTTTGACCGAAGAGGTCACTTTGGAGATGTCTATTAAGGAACTTTTTAAGAGCAGCGATGAACCTAAGGTCATAGATCAATTAACATTGAATAACGCCTATATAAACATTAAAGTTGACTCACTGGGAAAAGCGAATTATGATATTGCTATTGAGGATACTACAACTTCAGCATCAGAAGGGCAACCTTTTAAACTAGATCTTAAGCATTATGAAATAAATAATTCCAGGGTTAAATATGTTGATAAAACCACTAAGGTTTCTCTGGATGTTGAAAATCTGAATCATGAAGGAACCGGAGATTTCTCGTTGGACCAATCTGAACTTGACACCTATTCTGAAGCCCTGGTTTCTTTAGATTACGACGGGGTAAATTACCTGAACCAGAATTTGATCAACCTGGACGCGGTTTTCCAGATGGACCTGGATAAAATGAGGTATACCTTCCTGGAAAATGAGGCACATGTAAATCAGTTACCGCTAACCTTCGACGGATATGTGCAGGTGAATGAGGATAATACCGAAATGGACCTTAGCTTTAAGACACCATCTTCCGACTTCAAAAATTTCCTGGCGGTGATCCCAGAGATCTACGCGAAGAATATTGAAAATGTCGACACCAACGGAGATTTTATCGTTGACGGAAGAATTTTCGGGAAAGCAGATGATCTCTACATTCCTAAAATGGATATTAAAATCACATCCAATAATGCCTCATTCAAATATCCAGACCTTCCAAAAAGTGTCCAGGATATTAATCTGGATATGGTGGTTCTAAACGATACCGGTCTTGCTGAAGAAACTTATATCAACATTAATAATGCAACCTTTAGAATAGACCAGGATAGTTTTACTGCAAATGGGAATATTAGCAATATCACCGAAAATATGCTGGTAGATCTTGCGCTTAAAGGCACTATAAATCTTGCTAATTTAAGCCAGGCTTATCCACTAGAAATGGAACAGGATCTTAATGGAATTCTTACAGCCGATGTTAAGACCAGTTTTGATATGAATTCCATCGAAAATGAACAA from Gramella sp. MT6 harbors:
- a CDS encoding RNA methyltransferase — protein: MEKRKLRNSELDRKSIDQFKEAKKTPIIVILDNVRSLNNIGSVFRTADAFLIQKIYLCGITAQPPHKDIQKTALGATETVSWEYVEDSIELVEKLKKEGIKVYSIEQAEGSVMLNDFKPASETTCAVVFGNEVKGVQQKVVSASDGVIEIPQLGSKHSLNISVSTGVVLWDLFSKLQLAQD
- a CDS encoding S9 family peptidase produces the protein MKKFLLLCLYLIACFPALSQQKTELELLDIFNYEFVSDPQISPNGEKIVYVRNFKDVMTDKNLSNLWIINSDGSQNRPLTTGNQNDLNPRWSSDGKRLVFQSNMQDDKMKLFLMWVDSKEYFPLTNSTQSPGEATWSNDGKYLAFTMFVPAKSETFIELPSKPEGAKWNDAPKFIDKLNYRGDGQGYLKEGNDQIFIISTNGGTPRQLTSSDFDHGTPVWSADDRKLYFSANMHENADLDPMNSEIYELEIGSGNVQAVTSQQGPASNPVVSPNDNTIAYLGFVDEYLGYQISDIYIKDANGTESELISGDFDRNIEDLKWDGKGKGLYFQYTDHGKTKIGYADLKGNTREITSDLGGLSLGRPYNSAAFSVSDNGDLAFTYGTTENPADLAILDGKKMKRLTNLNEDLFAFRKLGNVEEMTWKSSYDEREIQGWLVTPPDFDPSKKYPFILEIHGGPFASYGSVYSAEIQAYAAAGYVVLYSNPRGSSGYGKEFGNLIHHDYPNHDYEDLMSGVDAAVAKGFVDEDNLFVTGGSGGGVLTAWIVGKTDRFRAAVVAKPVINWYSFVLYADGPGFFSKYWFPNKPWEDPEPYLKRSPISYVGNVTTPTMLLTGEEDYRTPIAESEQFYTALKLEGVETAMVRIPGASHGIANKPSNLIAKISAVLAWFEKYREED
- the folK gene encoding 2-amino-4-hydroxy-6-hydroxymethyldihydropteridine diphosphokinase, with translation MKSPKTVILALGSNLGDRSGFMQKALQMIHENIGWVIDVSRIYETPAWGFTGNSFLNACISVSTRLEAQQVLEELLGIENELGRERNDAGNYQNRTIDLDILLVEEEIIENETLRIPHPGIPERKFVLKPLADIAAAEKHPVSGKKISELLKDTTDGSEVSISKEELKKPALNYNFPGCNYIAVEGNIGAGKTSFSTMVSEDFNAKLILERFKDNPFLPKFYENKERYAFPLEMSFLADRYQQLSDDLAQYDLFKDFVISDYDVFKSLIFAKITLHEDEYSLYHKLFHLMYKELVKPELYIYLYQNTERLLENIKKRGRDYEQNIQPDYLVDINKSYLNFIKSQSNMKVQVIDISGLDFVSNRKDYLWLLSEIDKAVR
- a CDS encoding queuosine precursor transporter — its product is MLTAQQIYMILSALFIASLVVSNLIFQKFFYWDFFGLYTFEISVGILPYPVTFLITDIISEVYGKKKANLVVTTGIFASFFSLLIVYASDAVPATTWSPINNALFGKVFGATAIAVFASMIAYLLAQYIDIHIFHFWKRVTKGKHLWLRNNFSTFLSQFVDTFSVLFLLCSFGKIDWELFGGLLLSGFLFKVLIAALDTPFLYAAVYGLRGLFNLKPAEELRLEEVRSEV